The following coding sequences are from one Brienomyrus brachyistius isolate T26 chromosome 2, BBRACH_0.4, whole genome shotgun sequence window:
- the LOC125720615 gene encoding NMDA receptor synaptonuclear signaling and neuronal migration factor-like: protein MCASQCLQPQRRFHSSMGTAVSKRKNLRTDAISSVAAKVRAARAFGEYLSHSNPENHNGSDHLLSDTLVVQDSESPDAACPHGNSLRPQPRPSQAVQPSPEKEEQPGNSQLKASLRRPLPLDRSFSIEEQQEKRPEGTVQSPRVYTITGEGGMLGDRGSEESLELEVLKGSQEAEPPSSQTPALANSALQQGRGHHRPTHNRPTHHRSHHHHHGNQPSQPLQSSGSTHNIREWAVRRAGSREEQSPDCEACCRPPSHSQRSLDLDSCPRDGGRQRRKLERMYSEDRVSAEEREDAVNSWFPKENMFNFQTATTTMQAISNFRKHLRMVGSRRMKVQSGDLQSSSGALNEEICEDLDWEQEREVEKADCQGDDFIPPKIMLISSKVPKAEYIPNIIRRDDSSIIPILYDHERATFDDILEEIDKKLTAYRRGCKIWKMLIFCQGGPGHLYLLKNKVATFAKVVKEEDMINFWRRLSRMMSKLNPEPNLIHVMGCYVLGNANGEKLFQNLKNLMKPYSVEFKSPLELSAQGKEMIEIYFDFRLFRLWKARQHSKLLDYDDLM, encoded by the exons AGCAGCCAGAGCATTTGGAGAGTACCTCTCTCACAGCAACCCAGAGAACCACAACGGATCAG ACCACCTGCTGTCCGACACTTTAGTGGTCCAAGACTCGGAATCGCCTGACGCGGCCTGTCCCCACGGCAACAGTCTCCGCCCTCAGCCCCGCCCCTCACAAGCAGTGCAGCCCAGCCCAGAGAAAGAGGAGCAGCCAGGCAACTCACAACTGAAGGCGTCCCTGCGGCGCCCCCTACCACTAGATCGAAGCTTCTCCATCGAGGAGCAGCAAGAGAAGCGGCCCGAGGGCACTGTCCAGTCGCCCCGTGTATACACCATCACCGGTGAAGGAGGCATGTTGGGAGATCGAGGCAGTGAGGAGAGCCTGGAGCTGGAAGTGTTGAAGGGGAGCCAGGAGGCGGAGCCCCCGTCAAGCCAAACTCCAGCTCTGGCTAACTCTGCCCTCCAGCAGGGGCGTGGCCACCACCGACCCACCCACAACCGACCCACCCATCACCGCAGCCACCACCATCACCATGGCAATCAGCCATCGCAGCCCCTGCAGAGCTCAGGGAGCACCCACAACATTCGTGAGTGGGCGGTGCGCAGGGCGGGGTCCCGGGAGGAGCAGAGCCCTGACTGCGAGGCCTGCTGCCGCCCACCATCCCACAGCCAGCGCTCATTGGACTTGGACAGCTGCCCACGAGACGGGGGCAGGCAGCGCCGCAAGCTGGAGAGGATGTACAGCGAGGACCGCGTGTCCGCCGAGGAGAGAG AGGATGCGGTGAACAGCTGGTTTCCCAAGGAGAACATGTTCAACTTCCAGACGGCAACCACCACCATGCAGGC TATATC AAACTTCCGGAAGCACCTGAGGATGGTGGGCAGCCGGAGAATGAAAGTTCAGA GCGGGGACCTGCAGTCTTCCTCAGGGGCTCTGAACGAAGAGATCTGTGAAGACCTGGactgggagcaggagagagaggtGGAGAAGGCAGACTGCCAGGGAGATGACTTCATCCCCCCAAAAATAATG CTGATCTCCTCCAAGGTCCCAAAGGCGGAGTACATCCCAAACATCATCCGACGGGATGACTCATCCATCATCCCCATCCTCTAC GACCATGAGCGTGCCACGTTCGATGACATTCTGG AGGAAATAGACAAGAAGTTGACTGCTTACCGGCGAGGCTGCAAGATTTGGAAGATGCTCATCTTCTGTCAG GGGGGGCCCGGGCATTTGTACCTGCTGAAGAACAAGGTCGCCACGTTCGCCAAGGTGGTGAAAGAGGAGGACATGATTAA CTTCTGGAGACGCCTCAGCCGCATGATGAGCAAGCTGAACCCGGAACCAAACCTGATCCACGTCATGGGCTGCTACGTCCTGGGCAACGCCAACGGAGAGAAG CTTTTCCAGAACCTGAAGAATCTGATGAAGCCGTATTCTGTGGAGTTTAAATCCCCACTGGAGCTGTCAGCGCAGG GCAAGGAGATGATTGAGATTTACTTTGACTTCCGCCTCTTCCGCCTATGGAAAGCCCGCCAGCACTCCAAGCTGCTAGATTATGATGACCTCATGTGA